In the genome of bacterium, one region contains:
- a CDS encoding LamG-like jellyroll fold domain-containing protein codes for MKKVLFSISLIILASSLAWGGMAKIDTTGLVAWYPFSGNADDASGQGNNGTVYGAALAADRFGNSSFAYNFDGINDYILVPDASSLDLTTVVTISAWIKPGEYPVTDQGCPIVAKGTGAGGESYSFDIADAGTALRFLCRSGGTAYFAKAFGWLTAGKVGQWIHVAVVYNGASNTAKIYENGMVIANSSSMPSSMSTNTHELSIGSRQSGSSTYDLNLKGCLDDIRVFSRALSDSEITELYNESSSVPGVPTPISPINNQLVNSHDVSFLWHASDSAVSYNVQASPDSTFGGIEFDQVVAAPDTAVTAHGLIFSNYFWRVRAYRAADTTAWSYTAKFRIDTIPPAPPTLVSPVNGATLTDSITRFHWNVSAGARRYRILVTSDSLGLVCTDSATIDTTGYRISYILPESLYYWKVKAADSAGNWSVYSEQRWFKTSIIPRLIAPVPNATLGSHTVGMSWHGVYGAASYRVQVSIDSTFAAYEVNRTVNAPDTQTTAAGLVYNNYFWRVRAIRSIDSSSWAAVRKFNISASAPAVPVLISPDSGAVVADSQPHFHWGTVADVWLYHFEVSGDSLFTTLEDSVNVDTTGYRVQAPLIDGSYWWRVRSYDNISNWSAFSTPWKFIVQSTGVEGQKDAAILPQNIRLSPARPNPTRIKAEINYQLPKAGPVAIELYNVAGARVATLVNGLKSAGNHTIIWDLRDSQGHGVANGVYFIRLAWGALSTGTKITVIR; via the coding sequence ATGAAAAAGGTTTTATTCAGCATCTCTCTCATAATCCTGGCGTCGTCGCTGGCCTGGGGCGGTATGGCAAAAATCGATACGACCGGACTGGTGGCCTGGTACCCGTTCAGCGGGAACGCCGATGATGCCAGCGGGCAGGGTAACAACGGCACGGTCTATGGTGCCGCCTTGGCCGCGGACAGGTTTGGGAATTCGAGTTTTGCCTACAATTTTGACGGGATTAATGATTACATATTGGTCCCAGATGCAAGCAGCCTGGACTTGACCACCGTAGTGACAATATCGGCCTGGATCAAACCCGGAGAGTACCCGGTCACAGACCAGGGTTGTCCCATAGTGGCTAAGGGGACGGGTGCAGGGGGCGAATCATATTCATTTGATATTGCCGATGCAGGCACCGCCTTGCGCTTCCTTTGCCGGTCTGGGGGCACGGCATATTTCGCAAAAGCCTTTGGCTGGTTGACAGCCGGAAAGGTTGGGCAATGGATACACGTTGCGGTGGTGTATAACGGCGCCAGCAATACCGCCAAGATCTACGAAAATGGAATGGTGATAGCAAACAGCAGTTCGATGCCGTCAAGCATGAGTACCAATACGCATGAGCTTTCTATCGGCAGCCGGCAGAGCGGCAGTTCGACATATGACCTGAACCTTAAGGGGTGCTTGGACGATATACGTGTCTTCTCCCGGGCCCTGTCCGATTCCGAGATCACAGAACTATACAACGAGTCCTCTTCCGTCCCGGGGGTACCAACCCCGATTTCGCCCATCAACAATCAGCTGGTCAACAGCCACGACGTCAGTTTTCTCTGGCATGCCTCGGATTCTGCGGTATCTTACAATGTTCAGGCCTCCCCGGACAGCACCTTTGGCGGCATTGAGTTTGACCAAGTGGTTGCCGCTCCGGACACCGCCGTGACGGCCCACGGCCTGATATTCAGCAATTATTTCTGGCGGGTGCGGGCCTACCGGGCCGCCGACACCACAGCCTGGTCCTATACGGCCAAATTCCGGATCGATACCATCCCGCCGGCGCCGCCGACCCTGGTGAGCCCGGTCAACGGGGCGACCCTCACCGATAGCATAACCCGTTTCCACTGGAACGTGTCGGCCGGAGCCCGACGATATCGCATATTGGTGACCAGTGACAGCCTCGGTCTGGTCTGCACCGACTCTGCCACGATCGACACCACCGGATACCGGATAAGTTACATTCTCCCCGAGTCGCTGTATTACTGGAAGGTGAAGGCGGCCGACTCGGCCGGCAATTGGTCTGTTTACTCGGAACAGCGCTGGTTCAAGACCAGCATCATACCGCGGCTGATCGCGCCCGTCCCCAACGCCACTCTGGGCAGCCATACGGTGGGGATGAGCTGGCACGGAGTCTATGGTGCAGCCTCTTACCGGGTGCAGGTCTCAATAGACAGCACGTTTGCGGCCTACGAGGTCAACCGCACCGTCAACGCGCCGGACACCCAGACCACAGCCGCCGGCTTGGTCTACAACAATTATTTCTGGCGGGTGCGAGCCATCCGGAGCATCGACAGCTCCAGCTGGGCAGCGGTCAGGAAGTTCAACATCAGCGCGTCTGCCCCGGCCGTTCCGGTGCTGATCTCACCGGACAGCGGGGCGGTGGTGGCCGACAGCCAGCCGCATTTCCACTGGGGGACGGTGGCCGATGTATGGCTTTACCATTTCGAGGTCAGCGGCGACAGCCTGTTCACCACGCTGGAAGACTCGGTAAACGTGGACACCACGGGCTACAGGGTGCAGGCCCCGCTGATCGACGGGAGTTACTGGTGGCGGGTGCGGTCCTATGACAACATCAGCAACTGGTCGGCGTTTTCAACGCCCTGGAAGTTCATCGTTCAGAGCACGGGGGTGGAAGGGCAAAAGGATGCGGCCATCTTGCCTCAAAATATCAGGCTGTCACCGGCCAGGCCTAATCCAACCAGGATCAAGGCAGAGATCAATTACCAGTTACCCAAAGCAGGTCCAGTAGCCATTGAACTTTACAACGTGGCCGGGGCGCGGGTGGCAACGCTGGTCAACGGTCTGAAAAGCGCCGGGAATCACACGATCATCTGGGACCTTAGGGACAGCCAGGGCCATGGCGTGGCCAATGGGGTATATTTTATACGCCTGGCCTGGGGGGCATTGAGCACCGGCACCAAGATAACCGTGATCCGGTAG
- a CDS encoding SUMF1/EgtB/PvdO family nonheme iron enzyme, which produces MKLLFSIIFSLVLLSPVMSSSQQLSVSVMDLNVTEGLTGKEVIMLTDKLLNEFVKLGRFKIVERSKRDEILKEQGFQQSGACDQSTCLVEAGQMLGVEKIVGGTIGKMGNVFAVELRMIDIKTGEIDRAFSQQYTGDVSVLLGAMKEAAEELCKWKPKLQVTSLKRNIEYSNISISSKPSGAKILIEGVEVGKTPAKLDKIETGELQISLIKYGYQQYDTSVVLGKDLTTNIIATLINNMAQASVSTIAAKATIDGNGIGESINPIDGSVLIEIPAGIFPMGSKDGQDDEKPVHTVYLDKYYIGKYEVTVGQFKKYCNVTGRTMPEQPSFNNQPDYPVVNVSWVAAKAYCDWAGLRLPTEAEWEKAARGSDGRKYTWGNKWDQSKCNSNGNGDNYPYTSPVSSFPSGVSPYGCFNMIGNVWEWCHDNYDDNYYSSSPPDSNPQGPGIPGFRVYRGGSWGLDYSYCRTGKRSSSETGFGFRDIGFRVAKGKKLWEPKTH; this is translated from the coding sequence ATGAAATTGTTATTCTCCATTATTTTTTCTTTAGTCCTGCTATCACCAGTAATGTCCTCATCCCAACAGTTGTCAGTTTCCGTGATGGATCTGAATGTCACCGAGGGGTTAACCGGCAAAGAAGTAATAATGCTGACAGACAAACTTCTCAATGAGTTTGTGAAGTTGGGAAGATTTAAAATTGTGGAGCGTTCCAAACGTGACGAGATATTGAAAGAACAAGGATTCCAACAGAGCGGCGCCTGTGACCAAAGCACTTGCTTAGTGGAAGCTGGGCAGATGTTGGGCGTAGAGAAGATTGTCGGGGGAACAATAGGTAAGATGGGAAATGTTTTTGCAGTAGAACTAAGGATGATAGATATTAAAACCGGGGAGATAGACAGGGCCTTTTCCCAGCAATACACCGGGGATGTTTCAGTTCTGTTAGGGGCAATGAAAGAAGCAGCCGAGGAACTATGCAAATGGAAGCCCAAACTCCAAGTAACTTCGTTAAAAAGAAATATTGAATACAGTAATATTTCTATATCCTCCAAACCGAGTGGCGCCAAGATATTGATAGAAGGGGTTGAAGTGGGGAAAACCCCAGCTAAGCTTGATAAAATTGAAACTGGCGAATTGCAAATTAGTTTGATTAAATACGGGTATCAACAATACGATACATCCGTAGTCTTAGGTAAAGACCTAACCACCAACATTATTGCCACATTAATTAATAATATGGCTCAAGCATCTGTCTCAACAATTGCAGCTAAGGCTACAATTGATGGAAATGGAATAGGTGAGAGTATAAACCCAATAGACGGCTCGGTTCTTATAGAAATCCCTGCCGGTATTTTTCCCATGGGAAGCAAAGATGGCCAAGATGACGAAAAACCCGTGCATACTGTATATTTGGATAAATACTACATCGGAAAATATGAGGTTACAGTAGGGCAGTTTAAAAAATATTGCAATGTTACTGGCAGAACAATGCCTGAACAGCCCAGCTTTAACAACCAACCTGACTACCCAGTTGTAAACGTTAGTTGGGTGGCCGCCAAAGCATATTGTGATTGGGCCGGCCTTCGACTTCCGACCGAAGCCGAGTGGGAGAAAGCGGCCAGGGGATCTGATGGTAGAAAATATACCTGGGGAAACAAATGGGATCAATCCAAATGCAATAGCAATGGTAACGGAGACAATTATCCCTATACATCTCCGGTAAGCAGTTTTCCATCTGGTGTTTCACCATACGGTTGTTTCAACATGATTGGCAATGTATGGGAATGGTGCCATGACAACTATGATGATAACTACTACAGTAGTTCACCACCGGATAGCAACCCCCAAGGTCCAGGCATCCCAGGTTTTCGTGTTTATCGTGGTGGATCGTGGGGTCTCGATTACAGTTACTGCCGCACGGGAAAACGGAGCAGTAGCGAGACAGGTTTTGGCTTCAGAGACATAGGATTTCGTGTTGCAAAGGGGAAAAAATTATGGGAACCTAAAACACATTAA
- a CDS encoding SUMF1/EgtB/PvdO family nonheme iron enzyme — MNKMVFLLVLVIGVAVSAQKMTVSVMDLNITEGLPNKEAIMLTDKLINELVMAGTFKVIERTKRDELLKEQGFQQSGVCDQGVCLVEAGQMLGVQKMFGGTIGKLGKVYAVELRMMDIKTGEIDIAFSQQFAGDISALLSAMKDAAQEFSKWKPGAIVTAIESKIEYGSVKVVSMPSDAKIILDGVEVGKTPAQLDKIEAGAWQIRLIKYGYQQYDTIVTIGKESPSSINALLSKTPITQTPDLKAEPQNVLLSPLGKGEIRNEKDGSILVEVAEGDFSMGSNNRSPEEKPVHKVYLDKYYIGKYEVTVGQFKKFCNVTGRTMIEQPNWNNREDHPVVNVSWCDAKAYCDWAGLRLPTEAEWEKAARGTEGREYPWGNEWNSTMCNSSENGDNYPYTSPVGSFPLGISPYGCHDMAGNVWEWCNDWYNNKYYSSSPCSGPTGPQTGIGSVMRGGAWKLQNYYCRTAYRSFGAHEGRNYLNVGFRPAK, encoded by the coding sequence ATGAATAAAATGGTTTTCTTGTTGGTATTGGTTATAGGTGTTGCCGTTAGTGCTCAAAAGATGACAGTATCGGTAATGGACTTGAATATAACCGAGGGGTTGCCCAACAAAGAAGCAATAATGTTGACAGACAAACTGATCAATGAGTTAGTAATGGCGGGAACCTTTAAAGTGATTGAACGCACCAAACGAGACGAGCTATTGAAAGAACAGGGATTTCAACAGTCCGGAGTTTGCGACCAGGGTGTCTGCCTAGTAGAAGCCGGGCAGATGTTGGGAGTTCAAAAAATGTTTGGCGGAACAATTGGAAAGTTAGGCAAAGTTTATGCAGTCGAATTGAGGATGATGGATATAAAAACAGGCGAAATAGACATAGCCTTTTCTCAGCAATTTGCCGGTGATATATCGGCATTGCTTAGCGCTATGAAGGATGCGGCCCAGGAATTCTCAAAATGGAAGCCGGGGGCAATTGTTACAGCTATTGAGTCAAAAATAGAATATGGCAGCGTTAAAGTTGTTTCCATGCCAAGTGACGCCAAGATAATACTAGACGGAGTCGAAGTGGGAAAAACCCCAGCCCAGCTTGATAAAATAGAAGCAGGGGCTTGGCAAATACGTTTGATAAAGTATGGGTATCAACAGTACGATACTATTGTAACCATCGGCAAGGAATCTCCGTCCAGCATTAATGCCCTATTATCCAAGACACCCATAACGCAAACGCCTGACCTAAAGGCTGAACCTCAGAATGTACTCCTTTCCCCTCTCGGCAAGGGAGAAATTAGGAACGAAAAGGATGGCAGTATCCTGGTGGAAGTTGCAGAAGGCGACTTTTCTATGGGAAGTAACAATAGAAGCCCTGAAGAGAAGCCTGTGCATAAGGTTTATTTAGATAAATACTACATCGGCAAATACGAAGTGACAGTAGGACAGTTTAAGAAGTTTTGCAATGTTACTGGTAGAACAATGATTGAGCAACCAAACTGGAACAACCGGGAGGACCACCCGGTAGTAAATGTTAGTTGGTGTGACGCTAAAGCTTACTGTGATTGGGCCGGGCTTAGGTTGCCGACTGAAGCTGAATGGGAGAAAGCAGCAAGAGGAACGGAGGGCAGAGAATATCCCTGGGGAAATGAATGGAACAGCACCATGTGTAATAGTAGTGAAAACGGGGACAATTATCCTTATACCTCGCCAGTGGGTAGTTTCCCTTTGGGAATTTCCCCCTATGGTTGTCATGATATGGCAGGTAATGTATGGGAGTGGTGTAATGATTGGTACAACAACAAATATTATAGCAGTTCCCCTTGCAGCGGCCCTACGGGGCCGCAAACTGGCATTGGTTCGGTAATGCGCGGCGGTGCATGGAAACTACAGAATTATTACTGTCGTACTGCCTACCGTAGTTTTGGTGCGCACGAAGGCAGAAACTACCTGAATGTCGGTTTTCGTCCGGCAAAGTAA
- a CDS encoding phosphoglycerate kinase has protein sequence MKKLNIRDLELKGKKVLVRVDFNVPQDKKTFAIKDDSRIVGALPTINYLMEHGAKVILMSHLGRPDGQVNIQFTLKPVADKLAELLKKPVKFAADCIGPETLKLSQELKEGEVLLLENLRFHAEEEKNDQAFAKQLAELGDLYVNDAFGTAHRAHASTEGVTKSFKQNAAGFLMEKEIDYLSAALDKPDHPFVAILGGAKVSDKIAVIENLIPKAESILIGGAMAYTFLLAQGKEVGSSLVEKDKVDLAREILKRSREIRFLLPSDHVAAEKKEGQPDKKGKPTFSFVNPKTVTDIPSGMAGVDIGPKTIAEYSQVIAGAKTVVWNGPMGIFETPEYAKGTFEIAKAVAATGAKSIVGGGDSASAVHLSGVADKISHISTGGGASLEFLEGKVLPGVAALTDK, from the coding sequence ATGAAAAAACTTAATATCCGCGATCTTGAATTAAAGGGCAAAAAGGTCCTGGTCCGGGTGGATTTCAACGTGCCCCAGGACAAGAAGACCTTTGCCATCAAGGACGACTCCCGGATCGTGGGAGCCCTTCCCACCATCAACTACCTGATGGAACATGGGGCAAAGGTCATCCTGATGTCCCACCTGGGACGGCCCGACGGGCAAGTGAACATACAGTTCACGCTGAAGCCGGTGGCAGACAAGCTGGCGGAACTGCTGAAGAAGCCGGTCAAGTTCGCCGCCGACTGCATCGGCCCAGAGACACTGAAGCTTTCCCAGGAACTGAAGGAGGGCGAGGTCCTTTTGCTGGAGAACCTGCGCTTCCATGCCGAGGAGGAGAAGAACGATCAGGCCTTTGCCAAACAGCTGGCGGAACTGGGCGACCTTTATGTCAACGATGCCTTTGGGACGGCCCACCGGGCCCACGCCTCCACCGAGGGGGTCACCAAGTCTTTCAAGCAGAATGCCGCCGGGTTCCTGATGGAAAAGGAGATTGACTATCTTTCGGCCGCCCTGGATAAGCCCGATCATCCCTTCGTGGCCATTCTGGGCGGGGCCAAGGTCTCGGACAAGATCGCGGTGATAGAGAACCTGATCCCCAAGGCCGAATCCATCCTGATCGGCGGGGCCATGGCCTACACCTTTCTTTTGGCCCAGGGCAAGGAGGTCGGCTCTTCCCTGGTGGAGAAGGACAAAGTGGACCTGGCCAGGGAGATCCTGAAAAGATCCCGGGAAATAAGGTTCCTGCTGCCTTCTGACCACGTAGCGGCCGAAAAGAAGGAGGGCCAGCCGGATAAGAAGGGCAAGCCGACCTTCAGCTTCGTCAATCCCAAAACGGTGACGGATATTCCGTCCGGCATGGCCGGGGTGGACATAGGCCCCAAGACCATCGCTGAGTATTCCCAGGTCATTGCCGGGGCCAAGACCGTGGTCTGGAACGGGCCGATGGGGATCTTCGAAACGCCGGAATACGCCAAGGGGACATTCGAGATCGCCAAAGCGGTGGCGGCCACCGGGGCCAAGTCCATCGTGGGCGGGGGGGATTCGGCCTCGGCCGTGCACCTTTCCGGGGTGGCGGACAAGATATCCCACATCTCCACCGGGGGCGGGGCCAGCCTGGAGTTCCTGGAGGGCAAGGTCCTTCCCGGCGTGGCGGCATTGACGGACAAATAA
- a CDS encoding NUDIX hydrolase: MWVTTKSRLVYRNPWIAVHEDQVLRPDGSAGLYGVVEVGDAVSIVALQNNAVCLVQQYRHSWGKRVWEVPCGGFNDNESPLKAAKRELLEEAGISAKKWKRLGLIESNDPVVNRFHLFLAQDLSFAPPRRDHSEADMKSKMWELNEYKKALFSGAIRDDMTIACVCKALLAAGIKL; encoded by the coding sequence ATGTGGGTGACAACCAAAAGCAGGCTGGTCTATCGGAATCCCTGGATCGCCGTCCATGAGGACCAGGTCCTTAGGCCTGACGGGTCCGCCGGACTTTACGGGGTGGTGGAGGTGGGCGATGCGGTCAGCATAGTGGCCCTTCAAAACAACGCCGTCTGCCTGGTCCAACAGTACCGTCATTCCTGGGGCAAGCGGGTCTGGGAGGTCCCCTGCGGCGGGTTTAACGACAATGAAAGCCCGCTCAAGGCCGCCAAACGCGAACTGCTGGAGGAGGCGGGCATCAGCGCCAAAAAATGGAAACGTCTTGGTCTCATCGAATCGAATGATCCGGTGGTCAACCGTTTCCATCTTTTTTTGGCCCAAGACCTGTCGTTTGCCCCGCCCCGGCGCGATCATTCCGAAGCCGACATGAAAAGTAAAATGTGGGAACTTAACGAATATAAGAAAGCCCTGTTCAGCGGCGCCATCCGGGACGACATGACCATCGCCTGCGTCTGCAAGGCGCTGCTGGCCGCAGGGATCAAGCTATGA
- a CDS encoding MBL fold metallo-hydrolase, with product MKPNIYQTVVAKGLVETNCYIAACPETKEAAVIDPGAFSPREVQTILDIIQQHALSVKYIVNTHGHIDHIAGNRALLKETGAKLCIHADDAGMLTSARQNGSEMFGMDLVSPPPDRLLSDGDVIMLGRLEMKVLHTPGHTPGGIGLLVGGTLFSGDTLFAGSVGRTDLPGGSENQIIRSIKEKLLVLPDATSVRPGHGPRTTIGAEREENPFL from the coding sequence ATGAAGCCCAATATCTATCAAACCGTGGTGGCCAAGGGGCTGGTGGAGACCAACTGCTACATTGCGGCCTGTCCCGAGACCAAGGAGGCGGCGGTGATAGACCCCGGAGCCTTCAGCCCCAGGGAGGTCCAGACCATTCTGGACATCATCCAGCAGCACGCCCTCTCGGTAAAGTACATCGTCAACACCCACGGGCACATAGACCATATCGCCGGCAACCGGGCTTTGCTTAAGGAGACCGGGGCCAAGCTGTGCATCCATGCCGATGATGCCGGCATGCTGACCTCGGCCCGGCAGAACGGTTCGGAGATGTTCGGAATGGACCTGGTCTCACCGCCGCCGGACCGGCTGTTAAGCGACGGCGATGTGATAATGCTGGGCCGGCTGGAAATGAAGGTGCTGCACACGCCGGGCCATACCCCCGGCGGCATCGGACTTTTGGTGGGCGGGACGCTTTTCTCCGGAGATACCCTGTTCGCTGGCTCGGTGGGGCGCACCGACCTGCCGGGTGGCAGCGAGAATCAGATAATCAGGTCCATCAAGGAAAAACTGCTGGTGCTGCCGGATGCCACCTCGGTCCGGCCGGGCCACGGGCCCCGGACCACTATTGGAGCCGAGCGGGAGGAGAACCCGTTTCTGTAG